The Clupea harengus chromosome 6, Ch_v2.0.2, whole genome shotgun sequence genome contains a region encoding:
- the LOC105907853 gene encoding uncharacterized protein LOC105907853, translating to MKGLLGSFFILVCITQGVVTGSVVSQPDQVIISSLGETVTVKCMAQKDSFSNKYIFWYQQKLGQMPRCICMARTYSDLNYFGEFKDSHISCQTTEGGFYLKLRNSTWSDEASYYCAIGNRSHFMDFAEGTFIRIIDETEQNSNVVTVIQSPTQDPVHSVDSDPLQCPGVSETRTEELSLYWFGPASRDSHPGLIYAYRNSSSTCETRSMLKCMHELATSNDSNAATFYCDVKTCGQILLGNGTTVETKGSVAHMIPVLGGTLCLCVVLDIYLIYSYYKNRTCLNCQGRLSKPVRPNTHMGREASDQKCDEGLNYAALHFSQRATPEGRQRREPPQQSVYSDVRGPR from the exons ATGAAAGGGTTGCTTGGGTCCTTTTTCATTCTTGTGTGTATTACCCAAG gtGTAGTTACTGGGTCTGTGGTCTCTCAGCCTGACCAAGTGATCATTTCTAGTCTGGGTGAGACTGTGACGGTGAAATGTATGGCACAGAAAGACAGTTTTTCTAACAAGTATATATTTTGGTATCAGCAGAAATTAGGACAGATGCCAAGGTGTATATGCATGGCACGGACATATTCAGATCTCAACTATTTTGGTGAGTTTAAAGACTCACACATCTCATGTCAGACAACAGAAGGAGGATTTTATCTGAAACTCAGAAACAGCACTTGGTCAGATGAAGCCTCATATTACTGTGCCATCGGAAACAGGTCCCACTTCATGGATTTTGCAGAGGGAACTTTTATAAGAATAATAG ACGAAACAGAGCAGAACTCCAACGTGGTGACAGTGATCCAATCCCCGACACAAGACCCAGTTCATTCTGTGGACTCAGACCCTCTTCAGTGTCCAGGAGTAAGTGAGACCAGAACAGAAGAGCTCAGTTTGTACTGGTTTGGACCTGCTTCAAGAGATTCCCATCCAGGACTTATCTATGCctacagaaacagcagcagtaCTTGTGAGACTAGATCCATGCTGAAGTGTATGCATGAGCTAGCTACAAGCAATGACAGCAATGCTGCAACCTTCTACTGTGATGTGAAGACATGCGGACAGATATTGTTGGGGAATGGCACAACAGTTGAAACTA aaGGTTCTGTGGCTCACATGATTCCTGTGTTGGGGGGGACATTATGCCTCTGTGTCGTCTTGGACATTTATCTCATTTATTCAtattacaaaaacagaacatgtcTGAACTGCCAAG GACGACTTTCTAAACCTGTccggccaaacacacacatgggcagagAGGCCTCTGATCAG AAATGTGATGAGGGTTTGAATTATGCAGCACTGCATTTTTCTCAGAGAGCAACACCAGAGGGCCGACAGAGAAGAGAACCCCCTCAGCAGAGTGTGtattctgatgtccgaggcccgcgatga
- the LOC116220853 gene encoding uncharacterized protein LOC116220853, translating into MISKASQAIFFIFSILMAALDTGSPVNTEGISQPTPVMMAKNGSTVTLECFELQKTQFEPMVWYKQSVGQMPLLVGSAQHFLPSVLYNEFNNSRFNIQSGSVSFNLSISNIQSSDEAFYFCGVRITFEIRFGNGTYLLVKEKGQLRSNIAAVIQAPVSDPVHPGDSKTLECEVFTETRTEPEDLRVFWFRPASGDSHPGVIYTNNSRGGECEGRCVYSLSKKDINISDAGTYYCGIATSRQILFGNGTALIIAEPVDTLLVGLAVALGCCVALMFFLFFLNCKRRNTCDNCKIRDLQHVSDGSCETKQRSGQAEAAEGLTYAALSFSKKETRGRRTKRKLPPDAVYSAVQH; encoded by the exons ATGATTTCTAAAGCGTCTCAAgccatattttttattttcagcatTTTGATGGCAGCTTTGGATACAGGAT CTCCTGTAAACACTGAGGGCATCTCTCAGCCTACTCCAGTGATGATGGCTAAGAACGGCAGCACTGTAACTTTGGAATGCTTTGAATTACAAAAAACTCAATTTGAACCTATGGTTTGGTACAAGCAAAGTGTTGGCCAGATGCCGCTTCTTGTAGGATCAGCTCAGCATTTTCTGCCTTCTGTACTCTATAATGAATTCAATAATAGCCGTTTCAACATACAGAGTGGTTCTGTATCTTTCAACTTGTCTATCTCAAACATTCAGTCATCTGATGAGGCTTTTTATTTCTGTGGAGTCAGGATTACCTTTGAAATACGTTTTGGAAATGGAACATATTTGCTTGTGAAAG AAAAAGGTCAGCTGAGGTCCAACATTGCTGCAGTGATCCAAGCCCCAGTATCAGACCCAGTTCACCCAGGTGATTCAAAGACACTGGAGTGTGAAGTTTTCACTGAGACCAGAACAGAACCAGAAGACCTCAGAGTGTTCTGGTTCAGACCAGCTTCAGGAGATTCCCATCCAGGAGTCAtttacaccaacaacagcagggGTGGTGAGTGTGAGGGTCGCTGTGTCTACAGTCTCTCTAAGAAGGACATCAACATCTCTGATGCTGGAACGTACTACTGTGGCATAGCCACAAGCAGACAAATACTGTTTGGGAATGGAACAGCACTCATCATTG CGGAGCCTGTGGATACTCTGTTGGTTGGTTTGGCCGTGGCTTTGGGTTGCTGTGTTGCGttgatgttttttctgtttttcctgaACTGCAAGAGGAGAAATACATGTGACAACTGCAAGA TAAGAGACTTGCAGCATGTTAGCGATGGCAGCTGTGAAACCAAACAAAGAAGTGGTCAG GCTGAGGCTGCAGAGGGTTTAACTTATGCAGCCTTGAGCTTCTCTAAGAAGGAGACCAGAGGGAGGAGAACTAAGAGGAAGCTTCCACCAGACGCTGTTTATTCTGCTGTCCAACACTGA